The window GTATGCAGGGAGATCAGAGAGCATTCCAAAGTACCCATTATCATGTTGACGGCGCGTTCAGAGGAGCGGGATGAGCTGCAGGGGTTTGAACTTGGAGTCGATGAATATATATCAAAACCTTTTAGCCCGAAGATTCTAGTGGCCAGAGTGGAAGCCATACTGCGCAGGACGAGAGGGACTGAGGCGGGGGATGTGATAGATGCAGGCGGCATTATTATCGACAAGGCAGCACATATTGTGAAAATTGGGGAAAGTCCTATTGACTTAAGCTACAAAGAGTTTGAACTGCTGACGTATTTTGTGGAAAATCAGGGCATCGCCCTTTCCCGGGAAAAGATATTAAATAATGTATGGAATTACGATTATTTTGGGGACGCCCGGACAATTGATACCCATGTTAAAAAACTCAGAAGCAAACTGGGAGATAAAGGTGAGTATATAAAAACTATCTGGGGAATGGGTTATAAATTTGAGGCAGATGTATGAAGAATTCTATAAGACGTCAGATGATGGTTGTTTTTGTGGGATTGATTGTCTTTATACTTGTGCTGATGTTTATTGTTAATTCGGGGTTTCTTGAGCAGTATTATGCGATCCACAAGCAGGCAGACCTGACAAGTACATTTACATCCATAAATAAAGCTATTCAGTCATCTCAGATCGGCGAGGAGACAGTGATCAACAGACTGGAGCGGCAGCTGGAAAAGGCAAATATTTCGGCCATTGTCGTACAGACTGATGGGAGTATCATGTTTTCTACGGTGAGGGATGATGACAATCCCCTATATTTTAAACTGCTTTCGTATATATTTGACAAAAACCAGGATAATGGGAAAATGCTGAAAAGTACAGATTCTTATAAGATTTATAAGACGAAGGATTTTATGAATCAGACAGAGTATCTGGAAATGTGGGGAAATTTTTCAGACCAATCTATATTTGTGATGAGAAGTCCTCTGGAGAGTATCAGGGAAAGCGCCGGCCTTGCCAATAAATTTCTGGTTTATCTGGGGGTTTTGGCTGTTCTGCTTGGAGGGGTTCTTGTATGGTATTTTTCAAGGCGTATAACGGAACCTATTATGGAACTGGCGGCATTGTCCCAGCGAATGGCTGATTTGGACTTTGACGTAAAATATACAAGCGGCGGCAATAATGAAATTGGGATTTTGGGAAAAAATTTCAATATTATGTCGGGCAGGCTGGAGCAGACTATCTCCGAGCTGAAGAGTGCAAATAACCGCCTTAAAGAAGATATTGAGCAGAAGGAAAAAAGTGAAAACATGCGCAGTGAGTTCCTGGGAAATGTGTCCCATGAATTAAAAACTCCTATAGCCTTAATCCAGGGATATGCGGAAGGATTGAAAGAAGGAGTTAATGATGACCCTGAAAGCCGGGAATTTTACTGTGATGTGATTATTGATGAGGCAGTTAAAATGAACCAGATGGTCAAGAACCTGCTTATTTTGAACCAGTTAGAATTTGGTGCGCAGGAGCTGGATGTGGCGCGGTTTGATGTGGTCAGCCTTATAAGAGGAGTTCTGGCAAGCTGTGAGATCTTGATCCAACAAGCGGAGGCATCGGTCGATTTTATTGCGGATGAAGCCGTTTATGTTTGGGCAGATGAGTTTAAAACTGAACAGGTCATACGTAATTACCTGACCAATGCGATCCACCATGTGCAGAACGAGAAAAGAATAGAGATCCGGGTCATTTCCAACGGAGGCACGGTGAGGGTCACAGTATTTAACAGTGGCAGGCCAATACCGGAAGAAGATTTGGAGAAACTCTGGGATAAATTTTATAAAGTGGACAAAGCCCATACCCGTAAGTACGGGGGGAATGGCATTGGCTTGTCTATTGTGAAGGCCATTATGGAGTCTTTTCATCAGAAATACGGCGTAAATAACTTTGAAAATGGCGTGGCATTCTGGTTTGACCTGGATGCAGAGGCATCCGGCGAAAAATCTTGAAAAAAGGCAGAAAATGCAGTAAAATAGCTTGTATCAAGGCATACATCGTGCCAACTGGCAACAGTCGGTATTATGTATGCCTTATTGTATACCTAATACAGTGAATATAAATCAATAATCATATATATTTACTGGACGGATCCTGCCCGCCCCTTTGGTTTTATTTGCTGTACAAGAGGGCACAGTCCGGCCTATATTCAGGCTGGGCAAGGATGGGACTGGAAAATAGGAAGAAGGAGTTTGAATTATGATAGCAATTATTGATTATGATGCGGGCAACATTAGAAGTGTGGAAAAAGCTCTGCGCTTTCTGGGACAGGATGTTATGATAACCGGGGATCAGGAGCAGATACTGGCGGCAGACAAGGTGGTACTTCCCGGGGTAGGCGCCTTTGGCGACGCCATGGAGAATATACATAGGAGAGGGCTTTTTGAAGTTATACGCCGGGTGGCTTTAAGAGGGACGCCCTTTCTCGGGATCTGCCTGGGACTCCAGCTTCTTTTTGAGAGAAGTGACGAGGCTCCTGGTGTGGAAGGACTGGGAATCCTGGAGGGAGAAATCGTGAAAATACCAGAGATGGAGGGAATGAAAATACCGCATATGGGGTGGAATTCCCTGCATCTTGAAAATAACGGGCGGCTGTATCAGGGAATTGCCGAGCAGTCCCACGTTTATTTTGTGCATTCTTATTATCTAAGGGCCCGGGATGAGGGCATTGTGAAAGCTTCAACAGAGTATGGGGTGCATATCCACGCCTCAGTAGAAAAAGAGAATGTATTTGCGTGTCAGTTCCACCCAGAGAAGAGCAGTGGGACGGGACTGGCAATTTTGAAAAATTTTGTACAATTGAGTTAGGAGGGGCAGAGTATGTTTACAAAGAGAATTATTCCTTGCCTGGATGTACATGGGGGGAGAGTTGTCAAAGGGGTTAATTTTGTGAATCTCAGGGATGCGGGAGATCCAGTTGAAATTGCCAGGGCGTATGATAAAGCAGGTGCGGATGAGCTTGTATTCCTGGATATTACTGCATCTTCTGATGCCAGGGAGACTGTGGCGGATATGGTGCAAAAGGTTGCCCAATGTGTATTTATCCCATTTACTGTAGGAGGCGGGATTCGGACAGTGGAGGATTTCAGGGCACTTTTAAGGGCGGGGGCGGATAAAATATCTATTAATTCATCTGCAATTAATACGCCAGAGCTAATCTATGAAGCATCCAAGAAATTCGGAAGCCAGTGTGTGGTGGTTGCCATTGACGCCAGAAAACGGGAAGATGGCAGCGGGTGGAATATATATAAAAATGGCGGCCGCATTGATGTGGGGGCAGATGCCGTTGAATGGGCAAAGAAAGTGGAGAGCCTGGGGGCAGGTGAGATTTTACTGACGAGCATGGACTGTGATGGGACAAAGTCTGGATATGACCTGGAATTGACCCGTACTATAGCACAGGCGGTCTCCATACCTGTTATTGCTTCAGGCGGCGCAGGCAGGCTTGAGCATTTTAAGGAGGCCCTCACAGATGGACAGGCGGACGCGGCATTGGCAGCGTCTTTGTTCCACTATAAGGAGCTGGAAATCAGAGAGGTAAAGAGATACCTTCAAAGGG of the Luxibacter massiliensis genome contains:
- a CDS encoding response regulator transcription factor is translated as MDKTKVLVVDDEGRMRKLVKDFLAREGYVVLEAADGMEAMDLFYQDKDIALVILDVMMPNMDGWQVCREIREHSKVPIIMLTARSEERDELQGFELGVDEYISKPFSPKILVARVEAILRRTRGTEAGDVIDAGGIIIDKAAHIVKIGESPIDLSYKEFELLTYFVENQGIALSREKILNNVWNYDYFGDARTIDTHVKKLRSKLGDKGEYIKTIWGMGYKFEADV
- a CDS encoding sensor histidine kinase, which codes for MKNSIRRQMMVVFVGLIVFILVLMFIVNSGFLEQYYAIHKQADLTSTFTSINKAIQSSQIGEETVINRLERQLEKANISAIVVQTDGSIMFSTVRDDDNPLYFKLLSYIFDKNQDNGKMLKSTDSYKIYKTKDFMNQTEYLEMWGNFSDQSIFVMRSPLESIRESAGLANKFLVYLGVLAVLLGGVLVWYFSRRITEPIMELAALSQRMADLDFDVKYTSGGNNEIGILGKNFNIMSGRLEQTISELKSANNRLKEDIEQKEKSENMRSEFLGNVSHELKTPIALIQGYAEGLKEGVNDDPESREFYCDVIIDEAVKMNQMVKNLLILNQLEFGAQELDVARFDVVSLIRGVLASCEILIQQAEASVDFIADEAVYVWADEFKTEQVIRNYLTNAIHHVQNEKRIEIRVISNGGTVRVTVFNSGRPIPEEDLEKLWDKFYKVDKAHTRKYGGNGIGLSIVKAIMESFHQKYGVNNFENGVAFWFDLDAEASGEKS
- the hisH gene encoding imidazole glycerol phosphate synthase subunit HisH; the protein is MIAIIDYDAGNIRSVEKALRFLGQDVMITGDQEQILAADKVVLPGVGAFGDAMENIHRRGLFEVIRRVALRGTPFLGICLGLQLLFERSDEAPGVEGLGILEGEIVKIPEMEGMKIPHMGWNSLHLENNGRLYQGIAEQSHVYFVHSYYLRARDEGIVKASTEYGVHIHASVEKENVFACQFHPEKSSGTGLAILKNFVQLS
- the hisF gene encoding imidazole glycerol phosphate synthase subunit HisF; protein product: MFTKRIIPCLDVHGGRVVKGVNFVNLRDAGDPVEIARAYDKAGADELVFLDITASSDARETVADMVQKVAQCVFIPFTVGGGIRTVEDFRALLRAGADKISINSSAINTPELIYEASKKFGSQCVVVAIDARKREDGSGWNIYKNGGRIDVGADAVEWAKKVESLGAGEILLTSMDCDGTKSGYDLELTRTIAQAVSIPVIASGGAGRLEHFKEALTDGQADAALAASLFHYKELEIREVKRYLQREGVSVRITEENITE